The Malus domestica chromosome 10, GDT2T_hap1 genome contains a region encoding:
- the LOC103429730 gene encoding uncharacterized protein isoform X29 translates to MSKPSLRLQFTKLLVFYHVLLWQLGHWPQSKLHCRADVARLPEDEVSALRDFMSNTELRPEQIIEVTYCSDVVRTYGFVIECNCTNESGCRITGIRMSYLGLTGTIHEKVGDLTSLTYLILSNNTLHGGIPDTIGNLKNLQVLDLSRNQLNGSIPASLGRLVSLEYLYLQYNLLSQGIPPSFGSLTKLTELNLQFNMISDSIPEDFGNLSSLTIMELSENQLSGPLPQSLGNLTTLTTFYVSANNLSGKFPETYGNLTSLKKFSIAGNYISGPLPVETIAKWTNITHLVLVGNNFEGNLTEKIFRLPKLQYLLITDLANNSFPLPPKINNSANFISLTLRNCSINGTIPKYIGENMTSLRYLDLSFNKLTGGLPQNMSSKMIYMSFSRNMLNGTIAPSILGDSQTRIDLSFNYFSAEGSPVQSNQQLNLFACCRNSSTTEPQMMDPFEMKNRYCPENEPEYHSLFINCGGEETIVDGHQYDQDNDTSLFYTSPKKSWAYSLSGDFGVPESNTSNYIKSMTRGVHEAPLYEKARFSPISLEYYVFCLRKGNYIVTLYFKEIVDSKDEDYSSLRKRVFDVYIQDVRRLDYFKIREEEGTTEGPITKKISAVVVNDSGLLNIHLYWPGKGSYQYHPSFNGPLISAISVTPEFDPDKSKGQFVALITLASIVAALPLSLAFAWRMGWLPSEGFPKIETSQEKIVDEYQDSEELPSQEENGDEQRNTKDQGTRKNTEKYQGQEEIGDEHQDNEELPSQEEIGDEHQDNEELPSQEEIGDEPRNTKGQEEVGDEQRNTKDQGRRKNTKTKRKKKEKLGDEHPNIVKKLGMFGLSYGFPLGMSSEELPSQEEIGDKHQDSEEFPSKEEIGDEHQDSEELPSQEEIGDEQRNTKGQQEINDEQRNTKDQGRRKNTETKRKKKEKIGDDHPDTVKKLGMLGLSYGFPSGQEEIGEEHQDSEELPNQEEIGDEHQDREELPSQEEIGDEQRNTKGQEEIGDEQRNTKDQGRRKNTETKRKKKEKIGDERPNTIKKLGMFGLSYGLPLDMSSEELPSKEEIGDEHQDSEELPSQEEIGDEQRNTKDQGRRKNTETKRKKKEKIGDERPNTVKKLGMFGLSYGLPLDMSSEELPSQEEIGDEQRKTKDQGRWKNTETKRKKKEKIGDEHPDTVKKLGMLGLSYGFPLGMSSEELPSEEEIGDEQQDSEELPSQEEIGDEQRNRKGQEEIGEEQRNTKDQGRQKNTETKRKKKEKIGDEHPDTVKKLGMFGLSYGFPLGMSNEELPSQEEIGDEHQDSEELPSQQEIGDEQRNKKGQEEIGDEQRNTKDQGRWKNTETKTKKKEKIGDEHPDTVKKLGMLGLSYGFPLGMSSEELPSEEEIGDEHQDSEELPSQEEIGDEQRNRKGQEEIGDEQRNTKDQGRRKNTETKRKKKEKIGDEHPDTVKKLGMFGLSYGFPLGMSSEELPSQEEIGDEHQDSEKLPSQEEIGDEQRNMKGQEEIGDEQRNTKDQGRRKNTETKMKKKEKIGDEHPDIVKKLGMLGSSYGFPLGMSSEELPSQEEISDEHQDNEELPSQEKIGDEQRNTKGQEEIGDEQRNTKDQGRRKNTKTKMKKKEKIGDEHPDTVKKLGMLGLSYGFPLGMSSEELLSQEEIGDEHQDSEELRSQEEISDEQRNTKGQEEIGDEQINTKDQGRRTNTKTRRKKNEKIGDEHLDAVKELINATENFSDKKKLGHSETFFMAQLPSHTVAVKKLDSAHFKGKIDKLKEEIGIIESLQHNNILKLLHAYIGKDLQFLVYEYMENKSLEDILFGSSTSGTIKLDWNTRVNICLGIAQGLQYLHERVQIVHTNIKSANILLNEKLEAKISDFGFANLYSEEDKVMAIGRETKKGYTAPEYLQTDDLDSKLDVFSFGVVVLEIVSGERNVRNQSKKETEVLLDRAYKANRNGNLKSLVDKNLSTFDEREALIILKLALECTTMGASVRPEMSGVVSVLLGEKSIDEVCSPAKPTGDINVVGSLEELAGISDMAAKPTGDINVVGSLEESAGISDMAESLSPLWGS, encoded by the exons ATGAGTAAGCCTTCTCTAAGACTGCAGTTTACTAAGCTTCTTGTTTTTTACCATGTTCTACTTTGGCAACTTGGACACTGGCCTCAATCCAAACTCCACTGCAGAGCCGACGTGGCTCGACTGCCGGAAGATGAAG TGTCTGCTCTCCGTGACTTTATGAGCAACACAGAGTTAAGGCCAGAGCAAATCATTGAGGTGACGTATTGCAGTGATGTAGTCCGGACTTACGGTTTTGTCATCGAATGTAATTGCACTAATGAGAGTGGATGCCGGATCACTGGAAT TAGAATGAGCTACTTAGGTTTAACTGGAACTATTCATGAAAAAGTGGGTGATCTTACAAGCCTAACCTACCT CATTCTATCCAACAACACACTTCATGGCGGAATACCAGACACCATTGGGAATTTGAAGAATCTCCAAGTCCT GGATCTATCGCGAAATCAACTCAATGGTTCAATACCAGCAAGCTTAGGGCGCTTGGTTTCTCTTGAATATCT ATATCTGCAATACAACTTGCTTAGCCAAGGTATACCACCAAGTTTTGGTTCACTGACGAAACTTACTGAATT GAATCTGCAGTTTAATATGATATCAGACTCAATTCCTGAGGATTTTGGAAATCTTTCGAGTCTTACAATTAT GGAACTGTCTGAGAATCAGCTGTCTGGTCCTCTTCCACAAAGCCTCGGAAACTTGACAACTCTCACAACCTT CTATGTGTCAGCCAATAATTTGAGTGGGAAATTTCCAGAAACTTATGGAAACCTCACAAGCCTGAAAAAGTT TTCGATAGCCGGGAATTACATTTCTGGTCCCTTACCAGTTGAAACCATAGCCAAGTGGACTAATATCACTCACCT GGTGCTCGTGGGAAACAATTTCGAAGGAAACTTGACTGAAAAAATATTCCGCTTGCCAAAGCTTCAGTATCT GTTGATAACTGACCTggcaaataatagtttcccaTTACCACCAAAAATCAACAACAGTGCCAATTTCATTTCTCT AACACTGAGGAACTGCTCAATCAACGGCACAATCCCCAAATACATTGGTGAAAATATGACATCCCTAAGATACCT AGACTTGAGCTTCAATAAGTTAACTGGTGGCCTCCCTCAGAATATGAGTTCAAAAATGATTTACat GTCTTTTTCTAGAAATATGCTTAACGGGACAATCGCACCTTCGATACTTGGGGACTCCCAAACTAGGAT AGATCTTTCGTTCAACTATTTTTCAGCAGAAGGCTCTCCAGTACAAAGCAACCAACAACT GAACTTGTTTGCATGCTGCCGCAACTCCTCAACCACTGAGCCACAAat GATGGATCCATTTGAAATGAAGAACAGATACTGTCCTGAAAACGAACCGGAGT ACCATTCCTTGTTTATTAATTGTGGTGGTGAAGAAACAATCGTAGATGGGCATCAATATGATCAAGATAATGACACATCCCTCTTTTACACAAGTCCAAAGAAAAGCTGGGCTTACAGCCTTTCCGGAGACTTTGGTGTACCAGAAAGTAATACTAGTAATTATATCAAGAGCATGACACGTGGAGTTCATGAGGCACCGTTGTATGAAAAAGCTCGGTTTTCCCCGATATCTCTCGAGTATTATGTTTTTTGTCTACGCAAAGGCAATTATATTGTGACGCTTTATTTCAAGGAAATTGTAGACAGTAAGGATGAAGATTATAGTAGTTTAAGAAAACGCGTATTTGATGTATATATTCAG GATGTGAGGAGACTAGATTATTTCAAGATTAGGGAGGAGGAGGGAACTACAGAAGGACCAATAACTAAAAAGATTTCAGCTGTGGTTGTAAATGATAGCGGTCTATTGAACATCCACTTGTACTGGCCTGGAAAGGGATCGTATCAATACCATCCTAGTTTTAATGGACCTCTAATATCAGCTATTTCTGTGACTCCTG AGTTCGATCCCGATAAAAGCAAAGGTCAATTTGTTGCATTGATTACGCTTGCTTCAATTGTTGCTGCTCTGCCGCTTTCATTGGCTTTTGCTTGGAGGATGGGCTGGCTGCCAAGCGAAGGGTTCCCCA AAATCGAAACAAGTCAAGAAAAAATAGTTGATGAGTATCAAGACAGCGAAGAGCTCCCCA GTCAAGAAGAAAATGGTGATGAGCAGAGAAACACGAAAGATCAAGGCACGCGgaagaacacagaaaaatatcAAG GTCAAGAAGAAATAGGAGATGAGCATCAAGACAACGAAGAGCTCCCCA GTCAAGAAGAAATAGGTGATGAGCATCAAGACAACGAAGAGCTCCCCA GTCAAGAAGAAATAGGTGATGAGCCGAGAAACACGAAAGGTCAAGAAGAAGTAGGAGATGAACAGAGAAACACGAAAGATCAAGGCAGGCGGaagaacacaaaaacaaagaggaagaaaaaggaaaaactaGGTGATGAGCATCCAAACATCGTCAAAAAATTGGGTATGTTCGGATTGAGCTATGGATTTCCGTTGGGAATGTCAAGCGAAGAGCTCCCCA GTCAAGAAGAAATAGGTGATAAGCATCAGGACAGCGAAGAGTTCCCCA GTAAAGAAGAAATAGGTGATGAGCATCAAGACAGCGAAGAGCTCCCCA GTCAAGAAGAAATAGGTGATGAGCAGAGAAACACGAAAGGTCAACAAGAAATAAATGACGAGCAGAGAAACACGAAAGATCAAGGCAGGCGGAAGAACACAGaaacaaagaggaagaaaaaggaaaaaataggTGATGATCATCCAGACACCGTAAAAAAATTGGGTATGTTGGGATTGAGCTATGGATTTCCGTCGG GTCAAGAAGAAATAGGTGAGGAGCATCAAGACAGCGAAGAGCTCCCCA aTCAAGAAGAAATAGGTGATGAGCATCAAGACAGGGAAGAGCTCCCCA GCCAAGAAGAAATAGGTGATGAGCAGAGAAACACGAAAGGTCAAGAAGAAATAGGTGATGAGCAGAGAAACACGAAAGATCAAGGCAGGCGGAAGAACACAGaaacaaagaggaagaaaaaggaaaaaataggTGATGAGCGTCCAAACACCATCAAAAAATTGGGTATGTTCGGATTGAGCTATGGATTACCGTTGGATATGTCAAGCGAAGAGCTCCCCA GTAAAGAAGAAATAGGTGATGAGCATCAAGACAGCGAAGAACTCCCCA GCCAAGAAGAAATAGGTGATGAGCAGAGAAACACGAAAGATCAAGGCAGGCGGAAGAACACAGaaacaaagaggaagaaaaaggaaaaaataggTGATGAGCGTCCAAACACCGTCAAAAAATTGGGTATGTTCGGATTGAGCTATGGATTACCGTTGGATATGTCAAGCGAAGAGCTCCCCA gCCAAGAAGAAATAGGTGATGAGCAGAGAAAAACGAAAGATCAAGGCAGGTGGAAGAACACAGaaacaaagaggaagaaaaaggaaaaaataggTGATGAGCATCCCGACACCGTCAAAAAATTGGGTATGTTGGGATTGAGCTATGGATTTCCGTTGGGTATGTCAAGCGAAGAGCTCCCCA GTGAAGAAGAAATAGGTGatgaacaacaagatagcgaagAGCTCCCCA gtCAAGAAGAAATAGGTGATGAGCAGAGAAACAGGAAAGGTCAAGAAGAAATAGGTGAGGAGCAGAGAAACACGAAAGATCAAGGCAGGCAGAAGAACACagaaacaaaaaggaagaaaaaggaaaaaataggTGATGAGCATCCAGACACTGTAAAAAAATTGGGTATGTTCGGATTGAGCTATGGATTTCCGTTGGGTATGTCAAACGAAGAGCTCCCCA GTCAAGAAGAAATAGGTGATGAGCATCAAGACAGCGAAGAACTCCCCA GTCAACAAGAAATAGGTGATGAGCAGAGAAACAAGAAAGGTCAAGAAGAAATTGGTGATGAGCAGAGAAACACGAAAGATCAAGGCAGGTGGAAGAACACAGAAACAAAGacgaagaaaaaggaaaaaataggTGATGAGCATCCAGACACCGTCAAAAAATTGGGTATGTTGGGATTGAGCTATGGATTTCCGTTGGGTATGTCAAGCGAAGAGCTCCCCA GTGAAGAAGAAATAGGTGATGAGCATCAAGATAGCGAAGAGCTCCCCA gtCAAGAAGAAATAGGTGATGAGCAGAGAAACAGGAAAGGTCAAGAAGAAATAGGTGATGAGCAGAGAAACACGAAAGATCAAGGCAGGCGGAAGAACACTGaaacaaagaggaagaaaaaggaaaaaataggTGATGAGCATCCAGACACTGTAAAAAAATTGGGTATGTTCGGATTGAGCTATGGATTTCCGTTGGGTATGTCAAGCGAAGAGCTCCCCA GTCAAGAAGAAATAGGTGATGAGCATCAAGACAGCGAAAAGCTCCCTA GTCAAGAAGAAATAGGTGATGAGCAAAGAAACATGAAAGGTCAAGAAGAAATAGGGGATGAGCAGAGAAACACGAAAGATCAAGGTAGGCGGAAGAACACAGAaacaaagatgaagaaaaaggaaaaaataggTGATGAGCATCCAGACATTGTTAAAAAATTGGGTATGTTGGGATCGAGCTATGGATTTCCGTTGGGTATGTCAAGCGAAGAGCTCCCCA gTCAAGAAGAAATAAGTGATGAGCATCAAGACAACGAAGAGCTCCCCA GTCAAGAAAAAATAGGTGATGAGCAGAGAAACACGAAAGGTCAAGAAGAAATAGGGGATGAGCAGAGAAACACGAAAGATCAAGGCAGGCGGaagaacacaaaaacaaagatgaagaaaaaggaaaaaataggTGATGAGCATCCAGACACTGTTAAAAAATTGGGTATGTTGGGATTGAGCTATGGATTTCCGTTGGGTATGTCAAGCGAAGAGCTCCTCA GTCAAGAAGAAATAGGTGATGAGCATCAAGACAGCGAAGAGCTCCGCA GTCAAGAAGAAATAAGTGATGAGCAGAGAAACACGAAAGGTCAAGAAGAAATTGGTGATGAGCAGATAAACACGAAAGATCAAGGCAGGCGGACGAACAcaaaaacaaggaggaagaaaaatgaaaaaataggTGATGAGCATCTAGACGCCGTCAAAGAATTAATAAATGCTACCGAAAATTTTAGcgacaaaaaaaaacttggtcATTCTGAGACATTTTTTATG GCACAACTGCCAAGTCATACTGTGGCCGTGAAGAAACTAGATTCCGCTCATTTTAAGGGAAAAATCGATAAACTGAAAGAGGAAATTGGCATCATAGAGTCATTGCAACACAACAATATCCTTAAACTGTTGCATGCTTATATTGGAAAAGACCTCCAATTTCTTGTTTACGAATACATGGAAAATAAATCCCTTGAAGACATCTTATTTG GCTCGAGTACTTCTGGCACAATCAAGCTTGATTGGAATACAAGGGTTAACATTTGCTTGGGAATAGCACAGGGTTTGCAATATCTACATGAGAGAGTACAGATTGTTCATACGAATATAAAATCTGCTAATATTCTTCTTAATGAAAAACTTGAGGCTAAGATATCGGACTTTGGATTTGCAAATCTTTATTCTGAAGAAGATAAAGTTATGGCCATCGGAAGAGAAACAAAGAA AGGCTACACGGCGCCAGAGTATTTGCAAACGGATGATTTAGATAGCAAACTGGATGTTTTCAGCTTTGGGGTGGTCGTACTTGAAATTGTTAGTGGGGAGAGAAACGTACGTaaccaatcaaagaaggaaactGAGGTTCTTTTAGACAGG GCTTATAAAGCAAATAGAAACGGAAATTTGAAGAGCTTGGTTGATAAGAATTTGTCTACATTTGATGAAAGAGAAGCCCTTATCATCTTGAAATTAGCATTGGAGTGCACCACGATGGGTGCTAGTGTCAGACCTGAAATGTCTGGAGTTGTTAGTGTTCTTCTTGGCGAAAAAAGCATTGACGAGGTTTGTTCACCTGCCAAGCCCACTGGCGACATCAATGTTGTTGGTTCCCTCGAAGAGTTGGCAGGCATTTCTGATATGGCTGCCAAGCCCACTGGCGACATCAATGTTGTTGGTTCCCTCGAAGAGTCGGCAGGCATTTCTGATATGGCAGAGTCTCTTTCCCCACTTTGGGGAAGTTGA